A genome region from Nicotiana tabacum cultivar K326 chromosome 13, ASM71507v2, whole genome shotgun sequence includes the following:
- the LOC107804406 gene encoding uncharacterized protein LOC107804406 isoform X1 — protein sequence MEDPFLHLASLSSYIAQQFAQFIEDLICIDIFGWSENLVGFGGQHVTFTSNRGYRSVHEASSFSSRVSNQGSSLIIRERSTSNPNDSLPVHSRLEIVRSNQSYGGFSLIFEGLMLPVYGLRYAWKLMVASWRCFISHIRCALVQVQSVISRVLKTLHGSSDDIGWMQRAPEMAPVVDGSARFRELLQDIRNGQHTLPDSFVYLLIPGFFSNHGPLYFVSTKKFFSKMGLICHIAKIHSEASVEQNAWELKQYIEELHWGSGKRVMLLGHSKGGVDASAALSKYWHELKDKVAGLAFVQSPYGGTPVASDILREGQIADKETRRIMEFLICKLIKGDIRALEDLTYEKRQEFIKNHKLPDDIPLISFHSEASIALNVIATMSHIAHAELPWLPLPGFGDNDSADVIQAGCKVPVMVPVSAGLAFCALHLQLRYGEKSDGLVTCRDAEVPGSVVVKPDMKLDHAWMVYSSWKKDPNEPDASEMCEALLTMLVELGKNRKKLC from the exons ATGGAGGACCCATTTTTACATCTTGCAAGCTTGAGCTCTTATATAGCCCAGCAATTTGCTCAATTTATTG AAGATCTTATCTGCATAGATATCTTTGGGTGGTCGGAAAATTTAGTTGGCTTTGGTGGTCAGCATGTAACCTTCACCAGTAACAGGGGTTACAGATCTGTTCATGAAGCGTCCTCATTTTCTTCAAGAGTGTCCAACCAAGGATCAAGCCTTATAATTCGTGAAAGAAGCACCTCCAATCCCAATGATAGCTTACCTGTACATTCAAGATTAGAGATTGTGAGAAGTAATCAAAGTTATGGAGGTTTCAGCCTCATTTTTGAAGG GTTGATGCTTCCAGTATATGGTCTAAGATATGCTTGGAAACTTATGGTGGCCTCTTGGAGATGTTTTATATCTCATATCCGATGTGCTCTAGTTCAAGTTCAGAG TGTTATATCTCGTGTCCTTAAAACCTTGCATGGATCTTCTGATGACATTGGGTGGATGCAACGAGCTCCTGAAATGGCTCCTGTAGTTGATGGCTCAGCTAGATTTAGAGAACTACTACAAGATATTAG GAATGGACAGCACACACTACCGGATTCTTTTGTTTATCTACTAATTCCAG GGTTTTTCAGCAATCACGGTCCCTTATATTTTGTGAGCACTAAGAAGTTCTTTTCAAAGATGGGACTAATTTGCCATATTGCTAAGATTCATAGTGAG GCATCCGTGGAACAAAATGCATGGGAATTGAAGCAATACATTGAGGAGTTACACTGGGGGTCTGGCAAACGTGTGATGCTGCTTGGTCACAGTAAGGGTGGGGTCGACGCCTCCGCTGCTTTGTCAAAATATTGGCATGAATTAAAGGATAAAGTTGCAGGGCTGGCATTTGTGCAGAGCCCTTATGGTGGGACGCCTGTTGCATCAGATATTCTTCGTGAAGGCCAGATTGCTGACAAGGAAACGCGAAGGATCATGGAGTTTTTAATATGCAAGCTAATTAAG GGTGACATACGGGCATTAGAGGATCTCACGTATGAGAAGCGACAGGAGTTCATAAAAAACCACAAGCTTCCTGACGATATTCCTCTCATCTCCTTCCATTCTGAAGCCAGTATAGCACTGAACGTAATAGCAACAATGTCCCATATTGCACATGCTGAACTTCCTTGGCTACCTTTGCCTGGGTTTGGTGACAATGACTCAGCAGATGTCATCCAAGCAGGCTGCAAGGTGCCTGTTATGGTTCCTGTTTCTGCTGGACTCGCTTTTTGTGCACTCCACCTGCAATTAAGGTATGGAGAGAAGAGTGACGGTCTAGTGACCTGTCGTGATGCTGAAGTACCCGGTTCAGTGGTGGTAAAACCAGACATGAAGCTTGATCATGCTTGGATGGTATATTCATCATGGAAAAAGGACCCAAATGAACCGGATGCTAGTGAAATGTGTGAAGCTTTGTTAACTATGCTTGTGGAACTCGGTAAGAACAGAAAGAAGCTTTGTTAA
- the LOC107804406 gene encoding uncharacterized protein LOC107804406 isoform X2, whose protein sequence is MEDPFLHLASLSSYIAQQFAQFIDLICIDIFGWSENLVGFGGQHVTFTSNRGYRSVHEASSFSSRVSNQGSSLIIRERSTSNPNDSLPVHSRLEIVRSNQSYGGFSLIFEGLMLPVYGLRYAWKLMVASWRCFISHIRCALVQVQSVISRVLKTLHGSSDDIGWMQRAPEMAPVVDGSARFRELLQDIRNGQHTLPDSFVYLLIPGFFSNHGPLYFVSTKKFFSKMGLICHIAKIHSEASVEQNAWELKQYIEELHWGSGKRVMLLGHSKGGVDASAALSKYWHELKDKVAGLAFVQSPYGGTPVASDILREGQIADKETRRIMEFLICKLIKGDIRALEDLTYEKRQEFIKNHKLPDDIPLISFHSEASIALNVIATMSHIAHAELPWLPLPGFGDNDSADVIQAGCKVPVMVPVSAGLAFCALHLQLRYGEKSDGLVTCRDAEVPGSVVVKPDMKLDHAWMVYSSWKKDPNEPDASEMCEALLTMLVELGKNRKKLC, encoded by the exons ATGGAGGACCCATTTTTACATCTTGCAAGCTTGAGCTCTTATATAGCCCAGCAATTTGCTCAATTTATTG ATCTTATCTGCATAGATATCTTTGGGTGGTCGGAAAATTTAGTTGGCTTTGGTGGTCAGCATGTAACCTTCACCAGTAACAGGGGTTACAGATCTGTTCATGAAGCGTCCTCATTTTCTTCAAGAGTGTCCAACCAAGGATCAAGCCTTATAATTCGTGAAAGAAGCACCTCCAATCCCAATGATAGCTTACCTGTACATTCAAGATTAGAGATTGTGAGAAGTAATCAAAGTTATGGAGGTTTCAGCCTCATTTTTGAAGG GTTGATGCTTCCAGTATATGGTCTAAGATATGCTTGGAAACTTATGGTGGCCTCTTGGAGATGTTTTATATCTCATATCCGATGTGCTCTAGTTCAAGTTCAGAG TGTTATATCTCGTGTCCTTAAAACCTTGCATGGATCTTCTGATGACATTGGGTGGATGCAACGAGCTCCTGAAATGGCTCCTGTAGTTGATGGCTCAGCTAGATTTAGAGAACTACTACAAGATATTAG GAATGGACAGCACACACTACCGGATTCTTTTGTTTATCTACTAATTCCAG GGTTTTTCAGCAATCACGGTCCCTTATATTTTGTGAGCACTAAGAAGTTCTTTTCAAAGATGGGACTAATTTGCCATATTGCTAAGATTCATAGTGAG GCATCCGTGGAACAAAATGCATGGGAATTGAAGCAATACATTGAGGAGTTACACTGGGGGTCTGGCAAACGTGTGATGCTGCTTGGTCACAGTAAGGGTGGGGTCGACGCCTCCGCTGCTTTGTCAAAATATTGGCATGAATTAAAGGATAAAGTTGCAGGGCTGGCATTTGTGCAGAGCCCTTATGGTGGGACGCCTGTTGCATCAGATATTCTTCGTGAAGGCCAGATTGCTGACAAGGAAACGCGAAGGATCATGGAGTTTTTAATATGCAAGCTAATTAAG GGTGACATACGGGCATTAGAGGATCTCACGTATGAGAAGCGACAGGAGTTCATAAAAAACCACAAGCTTCCTGACGATATTCCTCTCATCTCCTTCCATTCTGAAGCCAGTATAGCACTGAACGTAATAGCAACAATGTCCCATATTGCACATGCTGAACTTCCTTGGCTACCTTTGCCTGGGTTTGGTGACAATGACTCAGCAGATGTCATCCAAGCAGGCTGCAAGGTGCCTGTTATGGTTCCTGTTTCTGCTGGACTCGCTTTTTGTGCACTCCACCTGCAATTAAGGTATGGAGAGAAGAGTGACGGTCTAGTGACCTGTCGTGATGCTGAAGTACCCGGTTCAGTGGTGGTAAAACCAGACATGAAGCTTGATCATGCTTGGATGGTATATTCATCATGGAAAAAGGACCCAAATGAACCGGATGCTAGTGAAATGTGTGAAGCTTTGTTAACTATGCTTGTGGAACTCGGTAAGAACAGAAAGAAGCTTTGTTAA